In the genome of Pediococcus claussenii ATCC BAA-344, one region contains:
- the recU gene encoding Holliday junction resolvase RecU: MNINYPNGQHHSPEAIDPSLNNSIEFGKRGMSLEEELNSSNQYYLSRGLGVIHKKPTPIQIVKVEYPKRSAARITEAYFRQASTTDYNGVYKGHYLDFDAKETTNLTSFPLKNFHTHQITHMKQCIDAGGICFTIIKFVKLDRIFLLQAINLFDYWDKKDNGGRQSIPLSYFEEQGIEIKYKLAPLIPYLSAVDMIM, translated from the coding sequence ATGAATATTAATTATCCAAACGGCCAACATCATTCCCCAGAAGCTATAGATCCAAGCTTAAATAATTCAATTGAATTTGGCAAGCGTGGTATGAGTTTAGAGGAAGAACTTAATAGTAGCAATCAGTATTATCTGTCACGTGGCTTGGGCGTTATACATAAAAAGCCAACTCCTATTCAAATAGTTAAAGTTGAATATCCCAAAAGAAGCGCTGCTAGAATAACTGAAGCATATTTTAGACAGGCATCCACAACGGATTACAACGGTGTTTACAAGGGGCATTATTTAGACTTTGACGCTAAAGAAACGACTAATTTAACATCTTTTCCATTAAAGAATTTTCATACCCATCAAATCACTCACATGAAACAGTGTATTGATGCTGGCGGAATTTGCTTTACTATCATAAAATTTGTAAAATTAGATAGGATATTTCTGTTGCAAGCTATTAACCTGTTTGATTACTGGGATAAGAAGGATAATGGTGGCAGACAGTCAATTCCGCTTTCATATTTTGAGGAACAAGGAATTGAAATTAAGTATAAGCTTGCTCCACTTATTCCATATTTATCAGCTGTAGATATGATTATGTAG
- a CDS encoding transglycosylase domain-containing protein — MDNQNPNQGGRVMRRTQHTQLKNNKKHFSWWKKALLGIIGFFVLIFVLGAGLFMYYAKDSPKITRTQLASDNATVVYDANGKELTRLGAQNRDYVNRKDIPRTLKRAIVSIEDRRFYKNDGVDPIRIAGAAVANVTGSSLGLQGASTLTQQLVKLSVFSTDASDRTIRVKAQEAWLALKVDKEYSKDQILEFYINKVYMGNGVYGMQTAAEYYFGKKLDKLNLSELALLAGMPQSPTVYDPTRNPQYATARRNTVLQAMVENKEISSTDAAKAKKVSVKSGLSSTHGTLDTSKTKDKIIDPYLKQVLAELQKKGFDPNKGGLKVYTNMDYGAQKEMYNLANDGTTIQFPDDKFQVGATMVNNDNGKIVAMLGGRKTGDVTCGLNRAVQTDRSSGSTAKPLMDYGPAFQYLNWPTYRKVKDIPFTYPGTESPTKPNGIKLYDFDKKYEGTMTVRNALIQSRNIPAIRTLQDVGMSRATEFLKNLGISQKKEYDLVNGIGLYISTLQEAAAYAAFANGGSYHSPYYISKIETQSGKTYKFGTTTDKAMSAGTAFMMTSILKGVTTDPMGSGTAADIPGLNVASKTGTVSYPDSIANQYPSDAASDSWMTGYTKNYSLSVWTGYDHANTPTGFLTQQQTTIAQLVWKYMISYMAQSSPNTDWTQPSSVVSKGNNEYAFAGKSYSNTGASDLDSKNNSGSASSSASSNNGTNSTGTTTGNTTTNGNNSVATSPFTTR; from the coding sequence ATGGACAATCAAAATCCAAATCAAGGTGGCCGTGTTATGCGTAGAACACAGCATACACAGCTTAAAAATAACAAAAAGCATTTTAGTTGGTGGAAAAAAGCACTACTTGGTATTATCGGCTTTTTTGTACTAATTTTTGTCTTAGGGGCGGGACTCTTCATGTACTATGCGAAGGATTCACCAAAGATCACAAGAACTCAATTAGCAAGTGATAATGCAACCGTTGTTTACGATGCAAACGGTAAGGAATTAACACGGCTAGGAGCTCAAAATCGAGACTACGTTAACCGCAAAGATATTCCAAGAACTTTAAAACGTGCAATTGTTTCTATTGAAGACCGTCGTTTTTACAAAAATGACGGTGTCGACCCGATTCGTATCGCAGGCGCCGCTGTCGCTAATGTAACGGGATCCTCCCTCGGATTACAGGGTGCAAGTACACTTACACAACAATTAGTTAAACTTTCTGTTTTCTCAACCGATGCTTCAGATCGAACAATCCGAGTTAAGGCTCAAGAAGCTTGGTTAGCACTCAAAGTTGATAAAGAATATAGTAAGGATCAGATTTTAGAGTTTTATATAAATAAAGTTTACATGGGCAACGGGGTCTACGGTATGCAAACCGCAGCAGAATATTACTTCGGTAAAAAGCTAGATAAATTAAATTTATCTGAATTAGCTCTTTTAGCCGGCATGCCACAATCACCAACCGTTTATGATCCTACACGTAACCCGCAGTACGCTACTGCTCGACGTAACACTGTTCTTCAGGCCATGGTTGAAAACAAAGAAATCTCAAGCACTGATGCAGCAAAAGCTAAAAAAGTTAGTGTAAAATCTGGCCTATCAAGCACTCATGGAACTCTTGATACTTCTAAGACCAAAGATAAAATTATTGACCCCTACCTGAAACAAGTCCTTGCTGAGTTGCAGAAAAAAGGCTTTGATCCTAACAAAGGTGGTCTAAAAGTTTACACCAATATGGATTACGGTGCCCAAAAAGAAATGTATAATCTTGCAAATGATGGCACCACCATTCAGTTCCCTGATGACAAGTTCCAAGTTGGGGCTACTATGGTAAATAACGACAACGGAAAAATTGTTGCAATGTTGGGTGGAAGAAAAACAGGTGATGTTACGTGCGGCTTAAATCGCGCTGTCCAAACTGATCGAAGTTCTGGTTCAACTGCTAAGCCACTAATGGACTACGGGCCTGCGTTCCAATACCTAAACTGGCCAACTTATCGTAAGGTTAAAGATATTCCATTTACTTATCCAGGAACGGAAAGTCCAACCAAGCCAAATGGAATCAAGCTTTATGATTTTGATAAAAAGTACGAAGGTACTATGACTGTTAGAAATGCCTTAATTCAGTCTCGAAATATTCCAGCAATTAGAACCCTTCAAGATGTTGGAATGTCAAGAGCAACCGAGTTCTTAAAGAACTTAGGAATCAGTCAGAAAAAAGAATACGACTTAGTTAATGGTATTGGCTTATATATTTCTACTTTACAAGAAGCCGCAGCGTATGCAGCATTTGCAAACGGTGGTTCATATCATTCTCCATACTATATTAGTAAGATTGAAACTCAAAGTGGTAAAACATACAAATTTGGTACGACTACTGATAAAGCAATGAGTGCAGGAACAGCATTTATGATGACATCTATTCTTAAGGGTGTTACAACTGATCCAATGGGTTCTGGTACCGCTGCTGATATTCCTGGTTTGAATGTTGCTTCAAAAACTGGTACCGTTTCATACCCTGATAGTATTGCTAATCAATATCCAAGTGATGCAGCAAGTGATTCTTGGATGACAGGTTACACTAAGAACTACTCCCTATCAGTTTGGACAGGTTATGATCATGCAAATACTCCAACAGGTTTCTTGACACAACAACAAACAACCATCGCTCAACTTGTTTGGAAATACATGATTTCATATATGGCTCAGTCTTCTCCAAACACAGATTGGACTCAACCATCGTCTGTTGTTTCTAAAGGTAATAACGAATATGCTTTCGCTGGAAAATCATATTCAAATACTGGAGCAAGTGATCTAGATAGTAAGAATAACAGTGGATCCGCAAGTTCAAGTGCCTCAAGTAATAATGGTACTAATTCAACTGGTACGACTACTGGTAATACAACAACAAATGGTAACAATTCTGTTGCTACCTCACCTTTTACTACAAGATAG
- a CDS encoding DnaD domain-containing protein has product MDEILLKILQDGSTTVPNLLMDNFKKLGMSNDEFLLYLQIKKEQGRGNFFPEMDALANYIGTDIQNLYSLLQSLQQKKIMSISQRKNERGQQTDFYDFKLLDQKLIALLKGDQVKLKEEKNKAVSQVKQDDKEAIFDQIQLEFNRPLSPLEIESINAWMEDDHYSPELIRAALKEATLNQAYSLKYMDRILLSWEKRNIKTAQQVEAYVRDVRKGERKQVNSNEKPKKAVQIPIFRFGEDGSIK; this is encoded by the coding sequence ATGGATGAAATATTATTAAAAATATTGCAAGACGGAAGTACCACTGTCCCTAATTTATTGATGGATAATTTTAAAAAACTCGGCATGTCGAATGACGAGTTTTTACTTTATCTTCAGATAAAAAAAGAGCAGGGCAGGGGTAATTTTTTCCCTGAAATGGATGCGTTAGCTAATTATATTGGGACAGATATTCAGAATTTATATAGTTTACTTCAATCATTGCAACAGAAAAAAATAATGAGTATTAGCCAACGTAAAAATGAACGCGGACAACAAACTGATTTTTATGATTTCAAATTACTTGATCAAAAACTGATCGCCTTATTGAAGGGTGATCAAGTTAAATTGAAAGAGGAAAAGAATAAGGCTGTTAGTCAAGTTAAACAGGATGATAAGGAAGCTATTTTTGATCAAATACAATTAGAATTCAATAGACCATTATCGCCATTGGAGATAGAAAGTATAAATGCGTGGATGGAAGACGATCATTATTCACCAGAGCTTATAAGGGCGGCGTTAAAAGAAGCGACATTAAACCAAGCATATAGCCTTAAATATATGGATCGAATTTTACTTTCATGGGAAAAAAGAAATATTAAGACAGCTCAACAGGTCGAGGCATATGTACGAGATGTTAGAAAAGGTGAGCGTAAACAAGTGAATTCAAATGAAAAGCCTAAAAAGGCGGTTCAAATTCCAATCTTTAGATTTGGTGAAGACGGCTCCATTAAATAA